A DNA window from Brassica napus cultivar Da-Ae chromosome A4, Da-Ae, whole genome shotgun sequence contains the following coding sequences:
- the LOC106447515 gene encoding pre-mRNA-splicing factor 38-like, producing MANRTDPLAKNIRGTNPQNLVETIVRKKIHDHTFWKEQCFGLTAETLVDKAMELDHVGGTCGGNRKPTPFLCLVLKMLQIQPEKEIVVEFIKNDDYKYVRVLGAFYLRLTGSDVDVYRYLEPLYNDYRKVRQKLADGRFSLTHVDEVIEELLTKDYSCDIAMPRLKKRCTLEQNGVLEPRKSVLEDDFEEEEEKEENEGMAGGSEDEKDDHRRSPERERERDRRRDSHRHRDRDYDRDYDMDRDYDRDRGRGRDRDRERDHYRGRDRERERDREGDRRDRARRRSRSRSRDRKRRDSDDDRDREEPKKKKEKKEKKMREDGTDHPDPEIAEANKLRASLGLKPLR from the exons ATGGCGAACCGCACGGACCCCTTAGCGAAGAACATAAGAGGCACGAACCCGCAGAACCTCGTGGAGACGATCGTGCGGAAGAAGATCCACGACCACACTTTCTGGAAAGAGCAGTGCTTCGGTCTCACGGCGGAGACGCTCGTCGACAAAGCTATGGAGCTTGACCACGTCGGCGGAACCTGCGGCGGTAACCGAAAGCCCACTCCTTTCCTCTGCCTTGTGCTGAAGATGCTGCAAATCCAGCCTGAGAAAGAGATCGTCGTTGAGTTCATCAAAAACGATGATTACAA ATACGTTCGTGTGCTTGGTGCGTTTTATCTGCGTCTCACTGGCTCTGACGTTGATGTGTATCGTTACCTTGAGCCTTTGTACAATGACTATAGGAAAGTGAGGCAGAAGCTAGCTGATGGAA GATTTTCGTTGACACATGTGGATGAAGTCATTGAGGAGCTTCTAACCAAGGATTATTCTTGTGATATTGCAATGCCACGGTTGAAGAAAAG GTGTACGCTGGAGCAGAATGGTGTGTTGGAGCCGAGGAAGAGTGTTTTGGAAGATGAttttgaggaagaagaagagaaggaggagaatGAAGGGATGGCTGGTGGATCTGAAGATGAGAAG GATGATCACCGTAGGAGTcctgaaagagaaagagagagggacaGGAGACGTGACAGTCATAGACACAG GGATCGTGATTATGATAGAGACTATGACATGGACCGAGACTATGACAGGGACCGTGGGCGTGGTAGAGACCGGGATAGGGAGAGAGATCACTATAGAGGCCGTGATAGGGAGAGGGAACGAGACAGAGAAGGGGACAGAAGAGACAGGGCAAGGCGTAGAAGTAGAAGCAGAAGTAGGGATCGTAAGAGGCGCGATAGTGATGATGACCGGGACAGGGAGGaaccaaagaaaaagaaagagaagaaggagaagaagatgagggAAGATGGGACAGATCATCCGGATCCTGAAATTGCTGAAGCTAATAAACTGAGAGCATCTCTGGGACTGAAACCCTTAAGATAA
- the LOC106447514 gene encoding glycerol-3-phosphate dehydrogenase [NAD(+)] 2, chloroplastic → MAASLQPACLDLHFAGKHPPPLKHTNATFLRCVSSPNFPEPDSPDANLTKDQRKVVRIAWEKIVRWSRSLRAKAKTDVLERTRKVVVLGGGSFGTAMAAHVAGRKEGLEVNMLVRDSFVCESINKNHHNCKYFPEHKLPENVIATTDAKAALLDADYCLHAVPVQFSSVFLEGISDYVDPGLPFISLSKGLELNTLRMMSQIIPTALKNPRQPFVALSGPSFALELMNNLPTAMVVASKDKKLANAVQQLLASSYLRINTSSDVTGVEIAGALKNVLAIAAGIVDGMQLGNNSMAALVSQGCSEIRWLATKMGAKPTTITGLSGTGDIMLTCFVNLSRNRTVGVRLGSGETLDEILSSMNQVAEGVATAGAVIALAQKYNVKLPVLTAVAKIIDNELTPTKAVLELMSLPQVEEV, encoded by the exons ATGGCGGCCTCCCTTCAACCCGCGTGCTTGGACCTCCACTTCGCCGGGAAACATCCTCCGCCTCTCAAACACACGAACGCCACCTTCCTCCGCTGCGTCTCCTCCCCGAATTTCCCCGAACCTGACTCGCCTGACGCCAATCTCACCAAAGACCAGCGCAAAGTGGTTCGCATCGCGTGGGAGAAGATAGTCCGATGGTCACGCTCCCTGCGCGCCAAGGCCAAAACCGATGTCCTCGAACGCACTCGCAAG GTTGTGGTACTTGGTGGAGGTTCGTTTGGTACAGCAATGGCTGCGCATGTAGCTGGGAGGAAGGAAGGGTTAGAGGTTAACATGCTAGTGCGTGACTCCTTTGTGTGCGAATCTATCAACAAGAACCACCATAACTG TAAGTACTTTCCTGAGCATAAGCTACCTGAGAATGTGATCGCCACTACTGATGCTAAAGCTGCTTTGCTTGATGCTGATTACTGCCTCCATGCTGTGCCTGTTCAG TTCAGCTCAGTGTTTCTAGAGGGGATCTCTGATTATGTTGATCCAGGATTGCCGTTTATATCTCTTAGCAAAGGTCTTGAGCTTAATACTCTTAGGATGATGTCTCAGATAATCCCCACCGCGTTGAAGAATCCTCGGCAGCCTTTTGTTGCGCTTTCTGGTCCTTCTTTTGCTCTGGAGCTGATGAACAATTTGCCTACTG CGATGGTGGTTGCCTCTAAAGATAAGAAATTGGCTAATGCCGTTCAGCAGCTTCTGGCTTCTAGCTACTTGAGGATAAACACTTCCAG TGATGTTACAGGCGTGGAAATTGCTGGTGCCCTGAAGAATGTTCTAGCGATAGCTGCAGGAATCGTTGATGGGATGCAACTCGGTAACAACTCTATGGCGGCTCTTGTATCACAAGGTTGTTCAGAGATAAGATGGTTAGCCACAAAG ATGGGGGCAAAGCCAACAACCATAACCGGCTTGTCAGGAACTGGGGACATAATGCTTACCTGCTTCGTCAATCTCTCAAGAAACAGAACAGTTGGAGTCAGGTTAGGGTCAGGGGAGACGCTAGATGAGATACTAAGCTCCATGAATCAG GTTGCAGAAGGTGTAGCAACTGCTGGAGCAGTGATAGCATTAGCACAGAAATACAACGTGAAGCTTCCGGTTTTGACAGCCGTAGCTAAGATAATCGATAACGAACTTACACCTACTAAAGCTGTTCTTGAGCTTATGAGCCTTCCTCAG GTTGAGGAAGTATGA